In Zonotrichia albicollis isolate bZonAlb1 chromosome 9, bZonAlb1.hap1, whole genome shotgun sequence, the DNA window GCACTTCCACATGTGCTGCATCCCAAGCTGCTGTGCATGTTTGTGTCACCCCTGCACTAAAACACACACCTGCTCATTCACTTGAAGGTTGCATAGTATTTTCTAATCTCTTACAGCAAAGtggaagggaaaaagcaaaGTTCAGAGATATGAATATGCTGGTAATTGCAGGTATATGGAGTAAGCTCATAGTCCAGCTTTTGTAGCCATGGATTTAACTTTTCTGAAGCACAATTCTGGGAGCCAGTGGAATGAACAGATTtcaagttaattttttttacatttccaGCAAGTATTCCTGTTAAATTATCCAAATAACTCTGTAGAGTAAGGAGCTAGAAAAACAagattttaaaggattttttttttccatttagaaGTCATTGTAACTTGAGCACAGTTGTGCATTTGTAGAATTGTGATGATAAACACTGTTTAAGTGCAATACATAACACTGAAGGAGCATTTAATTGTGTTTATGAAGCACTGCTTGGGTACATGGGGTTGTTGACAGGCTTGTGGTGTTGCTGGGTAATCATCAGGGTGTCTGTGCTGATTATGGGATTGGGCTTGAAGCACAAAGGTCTTTGATTCGTGAGGTAGATCTGCTTTGTGAGTGaagcctgggcagcctgtggaAGCCTTGTGGTGTCCTCCACTACCCAGCCAGCATGCTCCCATCCTCTGGCAACTTCTGCAAATTCAGTTCTGGAAAGAACAATGAGGGATTCTGCACACCCAGCTTCCTTTCCAAGTAGTCTTTGTGTTACAGAATGCATGTGTGTAAAGATGAAGGGTTTTATCATTGAGTGCCAAATACTCTATTCAGAGTTGAAAACACATAGAATATCTCATTAAAATCAATGTTGACTTGTAAGAGATTCTTTAAATGAGAAAAGTACAGAAGTCTGCCATAAATGTTTAACACTTTAGCTGCTGTTAGCATTAATATCCATGCTGTAAGGTATTTGAATGGTGTAAAGCCATTAGATGCTGGCACAGCACGAGAAGTGATGTACAGAGGAGTTGTAGCAGTGGTTATCTGTAGTTCCtttatttcagatatttccaTGTTCCTGGCACAGCTTCTGTCCTCTCTGGCAGTGAAGCTGTCACCCTGTTCTACAGAGGGAGGGTTGGGACTGCCCAGAAGCACcaggttaaaaaaaatgcagaggaaAAGAACAATTTCTAGGAAGGCAGTAGGATGGAGATCACTGCACAGCTGGGGTCTCCCTCCATGAATGCCAAGGATAAAAGTGGGCTGGCAAACAGAGTTACCATAAATATCTTTTAAAACAGTCCCTTGGCAGGCTCAGGCACCATGGCTGGAGGTTGCTGGAGACCTGCAGTGCCACTGTTGCCTCCTCAATGGAGGTGACAGCCTAAAAGTTGACACTTTTCCACAAAAAGTAAGAAAGAATAAATTTAACAAGTAATACAGTGATGTAACATCAATCCATTAATATTTGCTTTGGCTGCATGTTGTGGGTTCCCtgtaaaaaatgttaaaaacttCAAGTGGCTTTAGGAGCACTGAGCAGCTACAGGAATTCTGGCACGTTAGGGCAGATGGGGTTGTGTAAACTTTAATTAGGCCTTGGGAAGCTGAACCACACTGATAAATAAAACATGTCAGCAGCCTCACCCAACTGGTTGCAGTTCCAGTTCTGTGCATGTTAGTGATTCAGAAGGGTGAGACTTACCATGCAAAACACACCTGAAATGAACTTGAAAATAGCTTTTCCTTCATCTGGTGTTGAACAAACTTTAAAAGAGGAACTTCCCCTTGCCTGCCCAGTCTGTAGGAATTAGTTATTTCATGATTCTGAAATGCCTGGTGCATTCCTATAGTTGATGTATTTGCtgatttttaaatggaattaggttttgtaaatattttgtcaGCCCCATTTCAGTGGGTGTCCAGTTTCTATAAAACCTGAAGAAATGCTGTGTCAAACCCTGTGTTTAGCCATGGTTTatcctgcagcatctccagcaCCAACTAACAGCAATTCCAGTttgagggagcagggagagacTGCTTAGGGCTGTTTTTCCAGTTAACATTGCATTTGTTTTCCTACTTTTAACATGGAAATAGAATTTCCTCCAAGTACATTTTCCAgcataaaaaatgaaatcattTGTGGTGCCAAACACTTCAAACTATATTGCTAAGCATTGCCTCCTCTTATTGCACTAGttttaaaattcagattttgaTCATTTACTGTCCTTTTGATGGCCTTTTAACCAGGATTTCCCCCAGAACCATTTTCTACTGCTGAAAAATGCTTGTCCCCTTTTGATTACATCACAGAAACCTCAAAGCAATTTACCACAGCTTGTGGGTGAAAGAAGCACTATGTGGGGTGAAGTAATAGATCAAAATAATCAGATTTGGTATGTTTCAGAAATCAAAGATTAATTTATGATCAAGATGTTATTGTGTATTCTTATGGAGTGAAATACTGGAATATTCTTTTATAAGAAAATTTAACCCATGTAGTATTAAATTCTGCAGTTAAATCTATCTCTAGAATtgatatataataaaataaattattacccaaaatttaaattttacagTTGAAGAGCACACAATGAGCTATGTAAAAGTATGATCTTCACTTTGTGAATCATTTTTTAAGAAGCACTTTCCTATTGCCAACTAGCATGTGAATGAATTTTAGATTCTCTCATTTATGATCTGTAAAAGTGACATTTCTTCAATCTGTCTGTTAATGGGTGAATCCATCCTACAAATGCTGAAACAAAGCACCTTATACTATGCTGCTTAAACTTGCTTGTAATTGCACCTTTTGTTATCTGCAGAGTTTTCTTAATGAGTATTCTTGTGTGAAATCATTGTTCCCTGTGGGTCTGGGGGACACTTAACCAACCTACAGCATCATTTACTTAGGTTCTCTTTCAATACAACATTGTATTGTGAGTTTAGTGCTTCAGAAATAAATGCTAATTTCATTTGTCTGCTTTGGTTGTGTATCATTTATTTATCTTATCCAAAATCCAATCAAGTCCGTTGTAAAACTCTAAGAATTTGAAAATTGAGAGTATTTTTTCTAGAAGTCTAATTCTTTCCCTGCTGAATTAGTCCCACTTCATATTTAActattttaaagcaattttgGCTTCAAAATAAGctatattttaatttgaaacaTTCTTTAACCTTGGGCATGCATTTATGTATAGCAACCTTGATGCTTGTtgctttaattatttaattattaatatGTTCATGTATcttggaggagcagcagcaaagaaaCAAGGAAGCAGCACCTCTTCTGAGGCTGTGGAAGTTGCACATCTTGCACTGGTTTTGTACTATAAAAATTTCTATTCCTGTAGGAGTCATAACTTTAACTAAAACAAGTTATTTCTTGTTAAACAGACAGCAACCCTTACCTTCCATCCAGCTgacaaaaatccacattttaacAACAAAATACACTTCAAGAAGTCATTTGAACCTTAGGTCAGCATCTGTATGTAATTCCAGCCTTCAAGATATTATTGCATTTTGTACTGTAAAACCTGAGATAATTCCATTTGAAGGAAGTGTAGAATTCTAGTCAGAAAAATGACTGAAAACTTGTCCTATATAAGCagtgtttttttaaaacatgTAAATTGAAGTTGAATTccctggcctggcagtgctTGCAGTGCAATATTCACTGGAGTATTGCTGGACACTCGATGGAGTGAAGCTCTGGAGATGTTTCCTTGTTTTCTGTAAGGACCTGGCCACCCAACAGCAGTTCTGCCTCTTTGCAGCCCTTTCAGCATCGTTAGCAGATGACAATTACTGTGCCTGGCTTATCAGCTGCCTTTGTGCTTTCATTGTTGAACGGCATAAAGCAGAATTTCCAGCTGACAAAGGGGTCTGTGCACCAGCCCTCCTCTGTCAGCTCCACATCGTGGCAGCGGCACCAGTaggctgctgccaggaggaAGCTGTTGAtgaagcacagccagggcacgTTCATCTCCACGTAGGCCGGGATCTGCACACCCAGGAGCACAACCACCACCTGCAGAGCCACAAACGGTGCCCAAGTGCCAAGGAAACACAGGAGGAGCCTGCTCAGGAGCTGCCACTTACAGCAAGTGGTGTTGTTGTGCACGTAGGGGAACATGAGCACAGGCTGGCTGGACAaggagagcagcctggcagaCAGCAGCATGGCTGTCACCTCCTTGCAGCGAGCCAGGAGAGccgtgcccagcagcagcaccatggCCCACGACACCGaggagctctgccagctgccagacacagggcactgggaaggggAAACACTGTTCTGCATCTCCAGCTCTTCAGAGACAGCAGGAACGTGGAGagtgcaaaaaaacccagaaatccATATAACCACCACGGCAAATCCATAAAGGAATTTCCGAGCTCTTGTAGGGAGCTGGGATGTGTGGGAGACGGTGCTGTAATAAtccagagcagccagcaggtACACTGGGAAGGGCACAAGGCCGTAGGTCAGGGAGCAGATCTGGGTGAGGAGGCAGATGTGGTACTCTGTGAACCTCACACCCCACAGTGCAAAGTCctcaaaacagaaaatgaaacacAGGCTCAGCAGCAGTGTGAAATCGAGAAGTGCCACTGAAACGCAGAAGTATCCCATAAAACTGACTTTCACTGGCTTTGCCTTCATTTGCAGCATGAAGAAATCAAGGAAGACTTTTCCAAGCATAATCAGGACCAGCATGTAGCTGATTTCAAGACGTTGGCTGGTGTGGGTGCAGTGGTACTGACCAGAGCCATTTTCACAGAGTCTGGCAGCCATCCTCCAGTGGTGCAAACAGCAGAAGTAAATGTCACAGGGCACAGTGCTTCatctctgaaaagaaaaaaaaacatttgtagaaatttatttatttctgtgtagCTCTACCAATTAGTTCCATCATAGCAACTACCCAATTTGTCTGAATTTTTCAGTCTCTTGAATGAAGAGTAAAGAGCCTCACTAACTCATAATTAGATTATCAACAACTGCCTAAATTTTGAGAGTAAACATTTGAGTTTTACCATTCTTGAGAGTTAAAGGGTCAACTAGTTAATGACCCAAGGAAAGGTTTAGGAAAAAAGGTTGATGATGTTCCTTTCCTTTCAAAGGCATGGAGAGGTCTTTCTGCCCAGctggccagagggatggaggttTCAGAGCTCCTGCATATTCTGAAAAAATTACAGGACAGAAATCACACAAGACActgcaggagatgctgcagcacagcctcacAGTTCATTGTGCTCATAGAATCTTTAGGAAATCAAGACTGCAGAAATATcttgaaagcagaaaaagcGTCAAGCATCACCTCCTTTTTTGGTGGAAAAATCCTGGAACTCCAAGGCAAAACAAAGCACAAGGGTGAATTGGGCTTTTTTGTTCATCTCTAAGTGCTACAGTGACAGAGACCTCAGAGCAGCTGGTTTTCCCTTCAGACATCCATAAGTTTCTTTATAAGTCTTTTCCAAATATTAT includes these proteins:
- the GPR160 gene encoding putative G-protein coupled receptor 160; its protein translation is MAARLCENGSGQYHCTHTSQRLEISYMLVLIMLGKVFLDFFMLQMKAKPVKVSFMGYFCVSVALLDFTLLLSLCFIFCFEDFALWGVRFTEYHICLLTQICSLTYGLVPFPVYLLAALDYYSTVSHTSQLPTRARKFLYGFAVVVIWISGFFCTLHVPAVSEELEMQNSVSPSQCPVSGSWQSSSVSWAMVLLLGTALLARCKEVTAMLLSARLLSLSSQPVLMFPYVHNNTTCCKWQLLSRLLLCFLGTWAPFVALQVVVVLLGVQIPAYVEMNVPWLCFINSFLLAAAYWCRCHDVELTEEGWCTDPFVSWKFCFMPFNNESTKAADKPGTVIVIC